In a single window of the uncultured Dysgonomonas sp. genome:
- a CDS encoding winged helix-turn-helix domain-containing protein, with protein MLKNDIGINAGIIWNLLAEKGKLTIREIGEFSDFKDSLINMALGWLSRENKIRFFDENGHLYIELNHSVSETYY; from the coding sequence ATGCTGAAAAATGACATTGGAATTAATGCAGGTATAATATGGAATTTACTGGCAGAAAAAGGTAAGTTAACCATAAGGGAAATCGGAGAATTTTCCGATTTTAAAGATTCTCTTATAAATATGGCACTAGGTTGGTTATCAAGAGAAAATAAAATCCGTTTCTTTGACGAAAATGGTCATTTATATATCGAATTGAATCATTCAGTATCTGAAACATATTATTGA